TTCCTTAATTAAAAAATTCTGCCCGCGCGACCGGGCAGGCTTGATATTATATAATCTACAAAGTTGTTTAATTGTTTCTAGTAAACTCATAACAATAAATGTAAAGTGCAAAAATCAAAATGAAAAATGTTTCTAATTTTCAATTATCAAATTTCAATTTTCAATCAATTTTCAATATTTAATTTTCAAGGCTACTAATAGCGTTTGAAAATTAAATATTTAATAATTAAATATTGACTGAAAATTGGTCATTGAAAATTGAAAATTATACGCTTATTTAATCAATTATACTTTCTCTCTTTATCATTTCCTCGTCAGCCAAAAAATTCATAGACAAAGAAGCGATGGCGGCCAAAATAAAAGTCCATTGGACATTAAAAAAGGGCAAAAGGAGTAAAATGAAAACGAACATAAAACTTTTTCCGAATTGGACCGCCATCTCGTGGATAACGGTATATTCATCAACGTAATGCCCTTGATCAGCCGCTTTCTCATAATTTAGAACGTCAAAAGGCGTGCGGGCAAAAATTTTAGCCAAATTATGGTAAGTGGAGGTGATAAAAATCTGAAAAGCCGTAGCGATAAAAATTTTAATAATCCAGCCCAAAGCGTAAAAAATACTGCCATATTTCAACATTTTATTTTTATTGCCCTTGTCGGCAAACCGCCCGACAGAAAGCTGTAAAAATACCGTTACCGCCACAATCAAGGAAGACAGAGCCCCGACCTGGAAATAATTTCCGGACAAAAGTTCCCAGATAAAGATGGGCCAG
This genomic interval from Patescibacteria group bacterium contains the following:
- a CDS encoding MFS transporter gives rise to the protein MYWIPLHTDLAKFTSKSNRAKQLGLMEATAISLGAITPLIAGWILFHYNYDILFLITIIIYFISLIPFSTLPKTTEVFSWSYFQTWKEFFSKRRRRVVLAYFGDGAENVVGVIIWPIFIWELLSGNYFQVGALSSLIVAVTVFLQLSVGRFADKGNKNKMLKYGSIFYALGWIIKIFIATAFQIFITSTYHNLAKIFARTPFDVLNYEKAADQGHYVDEYTVIHEMAVQFGKSFMFVFILLLLPFFNVQWTFILAAIASLSMNFLADEEMIKRESIID